A region of Massilia sp. WG5 DNA encodes the following proteins:
- a CDS encoding YebC/PmpR family DNA-binding transcriptional regulator → MAGHSKWANIKHKKAATDAKRGKIWTRLIKEITVAARMGGGDVNSNPRLRLAIDKAADANMPKDNVTRAIQRGSGGLEGVNYEEIRYEGYGIGGAAIIVDCMTDNRVRTVAEVRHAFSKFGGNMGTEGSVSFMFKHVGQFLFAPGVEEDKLMEAALEAGADDVLADDEGGFEVLCDPNAFAGVKDALESAGFKADSAEVIMKPDTETVFTGEDAQKMQKLLDALENLDDVQEVYTNAVIEE, encoded by the coding sequence ATGGCTGGACACAGCAAATGGGCCAACATCAAGCATAAGAAAGCCGCTACCGATGCCAAGCGCGGCAAGATCTGGACTCGACTGATCAAGGAAATCACCGTGGCGGCCCGCATGGGCGGCGGCGACGTGAATTCGAACCCGCGCCTGCGCCTGGCCATCGACAAGGCGGCCGACGCGAACATGCCGAAGGATAACGTCACCCGCGCCATCCAGCGCGGCTCGGGCGGCCTGGAAGGCGTGAACTACGAAGAAATCCGCTACGAAGGCTACGGCATCGGCGGCGCCGCGATCATCGTCGACTGCATGACCGACAACCGCGTGCGTACCGTGGCCGAAGTGCGCCACGCCTTCAGCAAATTCGGTGGCAATATGGGTACCGAAGGTTCGGTGTCCTTCATGTTCAAGCACGTCGGCCAGTTCCTGTTCGCGCCGGGCGTCGAAGAAGACAAGCTGATGGAAGCCGCACTCGAAGCCGGCGCCGACGACGTGCTCGCGGACGATGAAGGCGGCTTCGAAGTGCTGTGCGACCCGAACGCCTTTGCCGGCGTCAAGGACGCGCTCGAGTCGGCCGGCTTCAAGGCCGATTCGGCGGAAGTCATCATGAAGCCGGACACGGAAACCGTGTTCACCGGCGAAGACGCGCAGAAGATGCAGAAACTGCTCGACGCCCTGGAAAACCTGGATGACGTGCAGGAAGTGTATACGAACGCCGTCATCGAAGAGTAA
- the purD gene encoding phosphoribosylamine--glycine ligase, with amino-acid sequence MKILVVGSGGREHALAWKLAQSDRVQMVYVAPGNGGTARDPRLVNIDITDPGALADFVVAEHVSLTLVGPEAPLAAGIVNIFRARGLKVFGPTREAAQLESSKDFAKAFMERHGIPTAKYQTFSDAAQAHAYIDANGAPIVIKADGLAAGKGVVVAMSLEEAHQAVDHMLSDNRFGDAGARIVIEEFLAGEEASFIVMCDGRNVLALATSQDHKRLKDGDQGPNTGGMGAYSPAPIVTPSMHARVMREIINPTIQGMAKDGIPYTGFLYAGLMIDANGVPKTLEFNCRMGDPETQPIMARLKSDFVTVLEHACNGTLDTVELEWDRRTAVGVVMAAGGYPDDPVKGDIIDGIPAETPECVTFHAGTRIVGGTLQTSGGRVLCVVGLGDSVKMAQKQAYDTVEKIHFNGAQYRRDIGWRGLKQ; translated from the coding sequence ATGAAAATCCTGGTAGTCGGCTCTGGTGGCCGTGAACACGCCCTGGCCTGGAAACTGGCCCAATCAGACCGCGTCCAGATGGTCTATGTCGCACCGGGCAACGGCGGCACCGCGCGCGATCCGCGCCTGGTCAACATCGACATCACCGATCCAGGCGCGCTGGCCGACTTCGTGGTCGCCGAGCACGTCTCCCTGACCCTGGTCGGACCGGAAGCGCCGCTGGCGGCCGGCATCGTCAACATCTTCCGCGCCCGCGGCCTGAAGGTCTTCGGCCCGACCCGCGAAGCGGCCCAACTGGAAAGCTCGAAGGATTTCGCCAAGGCCTTCATGGAGCGCCACGGCATCCCGACGGCGAAGTACCAGACCTTCTCCGATGCTGCCCAGGCCCACGCCTACATCGACGCCAACGGCGCCCCGATCGTCATCAAGGCCGACGGCCTGGCGGCCGGCAAGGGCGTGGTGGTCGCGATGTCGCTGGAAGAAGCGCACCAGGCGGTCGACCACATGCTGTCGGACAACCGCTTCGGCGACGCCGGCGCGCGCATCGTGATCGAGGAATTCCTGGCCGGCGAGGAAGCCAGCTTCATCGTCATGTGCGACGGCAGGAACGTGCTGGCGCTGGCCACCTCGCAGGACCACAAGCGCCTGAAGGATGGCGACCAGGGCCCGAACACGGGCGGCATGGGCGCCTATTCGCCGGCGCCGATCGTGACGCCGTCGATGCACGCGCGCGTGATGCGCGAGATCATCAACCCGACCATCCAGGGCATGGCCAAGGATGGCATCCCCTACACCGGCTTCCTGTACGCCGGCCTGATGATCGACGCCAACGGTGTCCCGAAGACGCTGGAATTCAACTGCCGCATGGGCGACCCGGAAACCCAGCCCATCATGGCGCGCCTGAAGAGCGACTTCGTGACCGTACTCGAACACGCCTGCAACGGCACGCTCGACACGGTGGAACTGGAATGGGACCGCCGCACGGCGGTGGGCGTGGTGATGGCGGCCGGCGGTTATCCGGACGACCCGGTCAAGGGCGACATCATCGACGGCATCCCGGCCGAGACCCCGGAATGCGTCACCTTCCACGCCGGCACCCGCATCGTCGGCGGCACCCTGCAAACCTCGGGCGGCCGCGTGCTGTGCGTGGTGGGCCTGGGCGACAGCGTCAAGATGGCGCAAAAGCAGGCTTACGACACCGTCGAGAAGATCCACTTCAACGGTGCGCAGTACCGCCGCGATATCGGCTGGCGGGGCCTGAAGCAGTAA
- a CDS encoding GIY-YIG nuclease family protein, which produces MNKSSYVYILASGLNGTLYVGVTSNLIKRVWQHREGLADGFSKQYGVKNLVWYEVHAEIAEAIRREKQIKKWDRRWKLELIQKSNPRWLDLYADITS; this is translated from the coding sequence ATGAATAAGTCGAGTTACGTATATATCTTGGCGAGCGGCCTGAACGGGACTTTGTACGTTGGTGTGACGAGCAACCTGATCAAGCGCGTTTGGCAGCATCGCGAAGGCCTGGCCGATGGCTTCTCAAAACAATACGGTGTCAAGAATCTGGTCTGGTATGAAGTGCATGCCGAAATTGCGGAAGCGATTCGCCGGGAAAAGCAAATCAAGAAGTGGGATCGGCGGTGGAAGCTTGAATTGATTCAGAAAAGCAATCCGCGGTGGCTTGATCTTTATGCCGATATCACGAGTTAG
- the hemF gene encoding oxygen-dependent coproporphyrinogen oxidase codes for MSTPNPDAVKAWLLDLQTRIVRALEEVDGKPFLRDTWERAEGGGGISRLIEEGDVFERGGVNFSHVRGASLPPSAMAARPELAGRAWEAMGVSLVLHPRNPYAPTVHMNVRFFEATAEGKEPVWWFGGGMDLTPYYGDEADARRFHQVCRDALQPFGDDLHPRFKRWCDDYFYLKHRKEPRGVGGIFFDDFNELGFDASFAMLQKVGDGFLDAYLPMVKARKDQPYGERERDFQAYRRGRYVEFNLVWDRGTLFGLQSGGRTEAILMSMPPIVKWRYDWHPEAGSPEAKLYSDFLVHRDWLAP; via the coding sequence ATGTCCACCCCAAACCCTGACGCCGTCAAGGCCTGGCTGCTCGACCTGCAGACGCGCATCGTGCGGGCGCTGGAGGAGGTCGATGGCAAGCCGTTTTTGCGCGATACCTGGGAACGTGCCGAGGGTGGCGGCGGGATTTCGCGGCTGATCGAAGAAGGCGATGTGTTCGAGCGCGGCGGCGTGAATTTCTCGCACGTGCGCGGCGCCAGCCTGCCGCCGTCGGCGATGGCCGCACGGCCCGAGCTGGCGGGGCGCGCCTGGGAAGCGATGGGCGTGTCGCTGGTGCTGCATCCGCGCAACCCCTATGCCCCGACCGTGCACATGAACGTGCGCTTCTTCGAGGCGACCGCCGAGGGCAAGGAACCGGTGTGGTGGTTCGGCGGCGGCATGGACCTGACGCCCTACTACGGCGACGAAGCGGACGCGCGCCGTTTCCACCAGGTCTGCCGCGATGCATTGCAGCCCTTCGGCGACGATCTGCACCCGCGTTTCAAGCGCTGGTGCGACGATTATTTCTACCTGAAGCACAGGAAGGAGCCGCGCGGCGTCGGCGGCATCTTCTTCGACGACTTCAATGAACTCGGCTTCGACGCATCGTTCGCGATGCTGCAGAAGGTCGGCGACGGTTTCCTCGACGCCTACCTGCCGATGGTGAAGGCGCGCAAGGACCAGCCCTACGGCGAACGCGAACGCGACTTCCAGGCTTACCGCCGCGGACGCTACGTCGAGTTCAACCTGGTCTGGGACCGCGGCACTTTGTTCGGCCTGCAGTCGGGCGGGCGCACCGAAGCCATCCTGATGTCGATGCCGCCGATCGTGAAGTGGCGCTACGACTGGCATCCCGAGGCGGGCAGCCCCGAGGCGAAGCTGTATAGTGACTTCCTCGTCCACCGGGATTGGCTGGCTCCGTGA